GCGTACCGCAACGGGCCGGGAACCCGTAATCTCGGGAGCACGACGACGTCCGGCGGACGGGGGCAGCCCCCGCCGGGCCGGCAGGAACGGAGTGGGCCGTGGAACCCGGTGGTCTCAACATCCAGCAACTGCTGGAGCAGGCGCAGCGGATGCAGGAGCACCTCGTGGCGGCGCAGCAGGAGCTCGCCGAGACGGAGGTGACGGGCACCGCCGGCGGCGGCCTGGTCACCGCCACCGTCAACGGCCAGGGCGAGGTGACGGGACTGGTGATCGACCCGAAGGCGATCGACACCGACGACCCGTCCGACACCGCCGAGACGGTCGCCGACCTGGTGCTGGCCGCCATCCGGGACGCCGGACGAGCCGCCGCCGAGCTGCAGCAGCAGAAGATGGGCCCGCTCGCCGAGGGCTTGGGCGGAGGGCTTCCCGGGATGCCGGGCATGCCCGGCCTGCCCGGCATGTGAGCCCACCGACCGACACCGCACCCGAGGGGAGGGACCGTTGTACGAAGGGGTCGTTCAAAACCTGATCGACGAGTTGGGCAGGCTGCCCGGCGTCGGCCCCAAGAGCGCGCAGCGGATCGCCTTCCATCTGCTGGCCGCCGAGCCGGCCGACGTGGAGCGGCTCGGCACGGCGCTCAAGGAGGTCAAGGACAAGGTCCGCTTCTGCCGGACCTGCGGGAACGTGGCCGAGGAGGAGGAGTGCCGGATCTGCCGTGACCCTCGCCGCGACCCGGCCGTGATCTGCGTGGTGGAGGAGTCCAAGGA
The DNA window shown above is from Thermomonospora umbrina and carries:
- a CDS encoding YbaB/EbfC family nucleoid-associated protein; the encoded protein is MEPGGLNIQQLLEQAQRMQEHLVAAQQELAETEVTGTAGGGLVTATVNGQGEVTGLVIDPKAIDTDDPSDTAETVADLVLAAIRDAGRAAAELQQQKMGPLAEGLGGGLPGMPGMPGLPGM